From Candidatus Neomarinimicrobiota bacterium, a single genomic window includes:
- a CDS encoding YbaB/EbfC family nucleoid-associated protein, translating to MGGSSLKFDMNSILQQAQKVQSRIESVQKELEKLEVEGSSGGGMVTVKANGKQEVLSIKIEPEVMSEDVEMLEDLVLAAVNQALNRAQEAAAEQMQKATGGMMGNLPGGMKMPFSGM from the coding sequence ATGGGAGGTAGTAGTTTGAAATTCGATATGAACAGCATTTTGCAACAAGCGCAAAAGGTTCAGAGTAGGATAGAAAGTGTGCAGAAGGAATTAGAGAAGCTTGAAGTAGAAGGAAGCTCGGGCGGCGGAATGGTAACTGTCAAAGCCAATGGAAAACAAGAAGTTCTCTCGATAAAAATTGAGCCGGAAGTAATGTCCGAAGATGTTGAAATGCTTGAGGATTTAGTGCTTGCTGCTGTTAATCAGGCTCTAAACCGGGCGCAGGAAGCTGCAGCCGAGCAGATGCAGAAAGCCACCGGTGGTATGATGGGCAACTTACCGGGCGGAATGAAAATGCCGTTTTCAGGAATGTGA
- the pgsA gene encoding CDP-diacylglycerol--glycerol-3-phosphate 3-phosphatidyltransferase — protein MILPNQLTVLRIALTPAFFILLVYGDLSYNYFIATLIFAMASLTDLYDGYIARKYGTVTKWGTFVDPLADKLITGSALIGFVINGYLSLWMVLIVVARDIVVTLLRLYSLRKNKPLRTEIFAKWKTTFQFLLIAFILIYHNLVNNPFGYTLNPAIVRYINESGFTNAGMFVIVLITLFSGFRYYFGNRKVVRQMAIGIYRSLLNS, from the coding sequence TTGATACTTCCTAATCAACTTACCGTTTTGCGGATTGCGCTGACACCTGCTTTTTTTATCCTATTAGTATATGGTGATCTGTCATATAATTATTTTATTGCCACACTGATATTTGCAATGGCGTCATTAACAGATCTTTACGATGGCTATATTGCACGTAAATACGGCACTGTTACGAAATGGGGAACATTTGTAGATCCGCTCGCCGATAAATTGATTACAGGTTCGGCGTTAATCGGATTCGTAATAAACGGTTATTTAAGCCTTTGGATGGTTTTGATAGTCGTTGCGCGAGATATAGTAGTTACCCTTTTACGTTTATATAGTCTTCGTAAGAACAAACCCTTAAGAACCGAAATTTTTGCTAAATGGAAAACTACATTTCAATTTCTTCTAATCGCCTTCATTTTGATTTATCATAATTTAGTGAACAATCCTTTCGGGTATACTCTAAATCCTGCAATTGTGAGATATATAAATGAAAGCGGCTTTACAAACGCGGGAATGTTTGTTATTGTACTGATTACATTGTTTTCCGGTTTCAGATATTATTTCGGTAACCGAAAGGTTGTTAGGCAGATGGCTATAGGTATCTATCGCTCCTTACTCAATTCATAA
- the dnaX gene encoding DNA polymerase III subunit gamma/tau produces the protein MSYLVLSRKYRPQVFKDVIGQNHVTQTLQNALSSDRMSHAYILTGPRGVGKTTTARILAKALNCLEGKKSEPCGQCDICVEITEGRSFDVLEIDGATYRGLDKIRDDLQDYLRHPPLKSQYKVVIIDEVHMLTREAFNSLLKTLEEPPPNVVFIFATTQPNKVPPTILSRCQRFDFRRIPSSVIIESIRKLTDKEKIKIDEDSLKLIARKADGGMRDALSLLDQAISFSDGDIEYTNLRSVMGIIDDEIYFSITDLAMTGNSSAAMALANELMEEGYDPQTLVAGLMEHLRSLLITKATGSAELLETTQAIKDLFLSKMEKISESEILRLLKMTQDTSLSISRSSMPGTIFELLLLNITNMDKSIDIQSVLKEIGYSGEIENNNKQKEESAASSANQNEKAEPESEKNESISVKNETVIEEKPEAASSDNDTKDTDNSFSNLETFMDEWKTIVNEITEKRSNLGSSLRKAIPTVINGNYVELSFDTSNAYEKGSVEHNSKYIRDFIKTKTGRDLSIKTSLGDFATQEDIEGTSSKDESVNDDDFLKHPTVEKIIEKFNGKLTI, from the coding sequence TTGTCTTACTTAGTATTATCAAGGAAATATCGACCACAAGTATTTAAAGATGTTATCGGACAGAATCATGTAACGCAGACCCTTCAAAACGCTTTAAGCTCTGATAGGATGTCCCATGCCTATATACTTACCGGTCCAAGAGGAGTAGGAAAAACAACGACAGCCAGGATTCTTGCAAAAGCGCTGAACTGTCTTGAGGGGAAAAAATCCGAGCCTTGCGGTCAATGCGATATTTGCGTGGAAATAACCGAAGGTCGTAGTTTTGATGTTCTTGAAATTGACGGCGCTACCTATCGCGGACTGGATAAGATCAGAGATGACCTACAGGACTATCTTCGTCATCCACCGCTGAAATCCCAATATAAAGTCGTAATCATTGATGAAGTACATATGCTCACGAGAGAGGCTTTCAATTCTCTTCTAAAAACTCTTGAAGAGCCGCCCCCTAATGTGGTTTTTATTTTTGCTACTACGCAGCCAAATAAAGTTCCCCCTACTATTCTTTCAAGATGTCAACGGTTTGATTTCCGAAGGATACCGAGTTCGGTAATTATTGAATCAATTAGAAAATTGACTGATAAAGAAAAAATAAAGATTGATGAAGATTCACTAAAATTAATCGCACGGAAAGCGGATGGAGGAATGAGAGATGCGCTGAGCCTTTTAGATCAGGCAATATCATTTTCGGATGGCGATATAGAGTACACCAATTTGCGATCGGTCATGGGAATCATTGATGATGAAATATATTTTTCCATCACTGATCTTGCTATGACGGGGAATTCATCAGCAGCGATGGCGCTGGCAAATGAGCTAATGGAAGAGGGGTATGACCCTCAAACTCTCGTCGCCGGATTAATGGAGCATCTAAGATCATTACTCATAACAAAAGCAACCGGTTCTGCTGAATTATTGGAAACAACTCAAGCAATAAAAGATTTATTTCTCTCTAAAATGGAGAAAATCAGCGAATCAGAGATTCTTAGATTGCTGAAAATGACGCAGGATACTTCTCTTTCTATATCCAGAAGTTCAATGCCCGGTACGATTTTTGAGCTACTATTATTGAACATTACCAATATGGATAAGAGTATAGATATACAATCAGTTTTAAAAGAGATTGGCTATTCGGGTGAAATAGAGAATAATAATAAACAAAAAGAAGAATCAGCTGCGAGCTCTGCCAATCAGAATGAAAAGGCAGAACCTGAAAGTGAGAAAAATGAGTCAATCTCAGTTAAGAATGAGACAGTAATAGAAGAAAAACCTGAAGCTGCCTCATCTGATAATGATACCAAAGACACAGATAATTCATTTTCAAACTTGGAAACTTTTATGGATGAATGGAAAACTATAGTGAATGAAATCACGGAAAAACGAAGTAATCTGGGAAGCTCATTACGAAAAGCTATTCCAACCGTTATCAACGGTAATTATGTTGAATTATCTTTCGATACCAGTAATGCTTATGAAAAAGGCTCTGTAGAGCACAATTCCAAATATATCAGAGATTTCATTAAAACTAAAACCGGAAGAGACCTCAGTATTAAGACATCGCTTGGGGATTTTGCCACACAGGAAGATATAGAGGGTACTTCATCCAAAGATGAAAGTGTAAATGATGATGATTTTCTTAAACATCCGACGGTTGAAAAGATTATAGAAAAATTCAATGGTAAATTAACGATTTAA
- the recR gene encoding recombination protein RecR, whose protein sequence is MAESIPLIEKLISELSKLPGIGRKSALRLVIHLLKQSNSTVERLASALVETKNKIKECEVCFNLTENSLCSICSSQRRDKSIICVVEEATDIMAIERSGEYRGLYHVLGGVISPLDGVGPEDLHIKELLSRVDKVEEVIIATNPSIEGETTTLYLQKELGALGIKVTRIARGIPMGSALEHADAVTLIRAFEGRMEVKTSGSD, encoded by the coding sequence ATGGCTGAATCCATACCGCTTATTGAAAAGCTTATCTCCGAGTTGTCAAAGCTTCCCGGAATCGGCAGAAAGTCTGCTCTGCGATTGGTAATACATCTGTTAAAACAGAGTAACTCTACGGTAGAGCGGCTTGCAAGCGCACTTGTGGAAACAAAAAATAAAATCAAAGAATGTGAGGTATGTTTTAATCTCACTGAAAATTCTCTCTGTTCAATCTGCAGCAGTCAGCGTCGCGATAAATCCATTATCTGTGTTGTGGAAGAAGCGACAGATATTATGGCTATTGAAAGGAGCGGCGAATATAGAGGACTTTATCATGTATTAGGAGGAGTAATATCTCCTCTTGACGGAGTTGGACCTGAAGATCTTCATATTAAAGAACTTTTATCAAGAGTTGATAAAGTAGAGGAAGTTATTATAGCGACTAATCCGAGCATAGAAGGGGAAACAACCACATTATATTTGCAAAAAGAATTAGGAGCGCTCGGTATAAAAGTTACAAGGATTGCGCGTGGAATTCCAATGGGTAGTGCGTTGGAGCATGCTGATGCAGTGACTTTAATACGCGCCTTCGAGGGTAGGATGGAAGTAAAGACGAGTGGCTCCGATTGA